One segment of Bacteroides caecimuris DNA contains the following:
- a CDS encoding OmpA family protein — MKKSIILSAFVLGAFTANAQSVVEGTKFADNWSVGVNAGAITPLTHSAFFKSMRPAFGVGFSKQLTPIFGLGFQGMGYINTTQSKTAFDASDVSILGKVNLMNLFASYTGEPRVFEMEAMVGMGWLHNYVNGDGDRNSWSTRLGLNFNFNLGESKAWTLGIKPAIVYDMQGTYPETKSRFNANNAGFEVTAGLTYHFKTSNGTHHFAKVKVYDQMEIDGLNSSINALRSEVNNKEGEISSANQRINGLQEELEVCRTKVVPVETVVKNTRVPESIVTFRQGKSSVDASQLPNVERVASYMKKYPESKVVIKGYASPEGSVEVNARIAAARAEAVKTILVNKYKINASRITAEGQGVGDMFTEPDWNRVSICTIEE, encoded by the coding sequence ATGAAAAAATCTATTATTTTATCAGCTTTTGTATTGGGCGCATTTACTGCAAATGCCCAATCGGTAGTAGAAGGTACAAAGTTTGCAGACAATTGGTCTGTGGGAGTAAATGCAGGAGCAATCACTCCTCTCACTCACAGCGCTTTCTTTAAGAGTATGCGTCCCGCTTTCGGAGTTGGATTCTCAAAACAATTAACTCCTATCTTCGGTTTGGGATTCCAAGGAATGGGATATATCAATACCACCCAGAGTAAAACGGCTTTTGATGCTTCGGATGTCAGTATACTGGGTAAAGTTAACTTGATGAATCTATTTGCAAGTTACACTGGCGAGCCTCGTGTGTTTGAAATGGAAGCTATGGTCGGAATGGGTTGGTTGCATAACTATGTGAATGGTGATGGTGACCGGAATTCCTGGTCTACTCGTTTGGGATTGAATTTCAATTTCAATTTGGGTGAAAGTAAAGCATGGACCTTGGGAATCAAACCTGCCATTGTATATGATATGCAAGGCACTTACCCCGAAACCAAGAGTCGTTTCAATGCCAATAACGCAGGTTTTGAGGTGACAGCCGGATTGACGTATCACTTTAAGACAAGTAACGGAACCCATCATTTTGCCAAAGTCAAAGTGTACGACCAAATGGAAATTGACGGTTTGAATTCTTCCATCAATGCGCTTCGTTCAGAGGTGAACAATAAAGAGGGCGAAATCAGTAGTGCAAACCAACGTATCAACGGATTACAGGAAGAACTTGAAGTTTGTCGTACCAAGGTTGTTCCGGTAGAGACGGTAGTTAAAAACACTCGTGTACCCGAATCTATCGTTACTTTCCGACAAGGCAAATCATCGGTTGACGCATCACAGTTGCCGAATGTGGAACGTGTGGCTTCATATATGAAGAAATATCCTGAATCAAAAGTAGTTATTAAAGGATACGCTTCTCCGGAAGGTAGTGTGGAGGTCAACGCGAGAATCGCTGCTGCACGTGCAGAGGCTGTAAAAACTATCCTTGTTAATAAATACAAGATTAATGCATCGCGCATCACTGCTGAAGGTCAGGGCGTAGGTGACATGTTTACCGAACCGGATTGGAATCGTGTAAGTATATGTACGATTGAGGAGTAA
- a CDS encoding YihY/virulence factor BrkB family protein, whose translation MKILTQSKKKLSVSIKIIKDTFQGFMDDNVMRLSASLAYATLFSIIPLLSLLVTIGVLLNVDFTHQLYAQLEPIVGSKVIDALQAIMENAETTESFSFATIISVGVMIFGATTVFAEIQSSLNTIWGIKAVPKKSWLKYIQNRLLSFSVIIVFAFILLITFTISNLITELSNKFITNHPDIAESLVKTIGMIINIGVTTVIFTLIFKILPDAKIKSKDVFIGALVTTVLLLIGQWGISFYIGFANIETVYGAAAFIAIFITWIYYSAIIIYTGAEFTKAWANELGGKIFPDEYAVATKVIEIREENKPVN comes from the coding sequence ATGAAAATCTTAACTCAAAGCAAGAAAAAGTTGTCGGTATCTATTAAAATAATAAAAGATACTTTCCAAGGATTTATGGATGACAACGTCATGAGATTGAGTGCGTCACTGGCTTACGCAACCCTGTTCTCAATCATCCCCCTGCTCTCACTCCTCGTTACTATCGGAGTATTACTCAATGTAGATTTCACCCATCAGCTATATGCCCAACTGGAACCCATCGTCGGCTCTAAAGTGATTGATGCGCTTCAAGCAATTATGGAAAATGCAGAGACTACCGAATCCTTTTCATTCGCCACTATCATCAGCGTAGGCGTCATGATATTCGGCGCAACGACTGTTTTCGCGGAAATACAAAGTTCACTGAACACCATTTGGGGAATAAAAGCCGTTCCTAAGAAAAGTTGGCTCAAATACATCCAAAACCGATTGCTATCTTTCTCTGTTATCATAGTTTTTGCTTTCATTCTGCTAATCACTTTTACCATTAGCAACCTCATCACGGAATTAAGCAACAAATTCATTACCAATCATCCGGATATAGCAGAATCTTTAGTGAAGACAATAGGAATGATTATTAATATAGGTGTAACCACTGTCATCTTCACTCTTATCTTCAAAATATTGCCGGATGCGAAAATTAAAAGCAAAGATGTATTTATAGGAGCGCTTGTCACTACCGTTTTATTATTAATCGGACAATGGGGAATATCCTTTTATATCGGATTTGCCAATATTGAAACCGTATATGGAGCGGCGGCGTTCATAGCTATTTTCATTACATGGATTTATTATTCAGCCATTATCATATATACAGGAGCGGAATTTACGAAAGCATGGGCGAACGAGTTAGGTGGGAAAATTTTTCCGGACGAATATGCCGTGGCAACCAAAGTCATTGAAATACGTGAAGAGAACAAACCTGTCAATTAA
- a CDS encoding manganese catalase family protein — MFYHVKDLQFNARVSRPDPRFARILLEAFGGANGELTSAMQYFVQAFSCHNPFPDKYDMLMDIATEELAHLEIVGATIQMLLGPVNGEMKDAVETMDIRKLMDGKSAKEELIQQAFTNPQCVVVAPGSPMLTDSNGNPWCGSYVSANAELTVDLQTNMANECRAKIGYENLLKFTEDPSVRETLVFLMTREVTHFQQFEAALNTIQPNFPPAVLQTSPKYSNLHFNLSRGEEYRGPWNKGESSRLKEEWQYIDDPLGEVRKTNGLANRKPEGTERTEEQVAQMDKQLSDERSNEVLSVTPEKELTWCDYQKSEKGSKK, encoded by the coding sequence ATGTTTTATCATGTAAAAGATTTGCAATTCAATGCCCGTGTTTCCAGACCGGACCCGCGTTTCGCACGCATATTGCTGGAGGCATTCGGTGGTGCTAATGGAGAACTAACTTCAGCTATGCAATATTTTGTACAAGCTTTCAGTTGTCATAATCCGTTCCCGGACAAGTATGACATGCTTATGGATATTGCTACAGAAGAGTTGGCGCATCTCGAAATAGTGGGAGCTACTATTCAGATGCTTCTCGGACCGGTCAACGGTGAGATGAAGGATGCTGTAGAGACGATGGATATTCGTAAACTGATGGACGGTAAGTCTGCTAAGGAAGAACTTATTCAACAGGCGTTTACAAATCCGCAATGTGTGGTGGTAGCTCCCGGTAGCCCGATGTTGACAGACAGTAACGGAAATCCGTGGTGCGGAAGCTATGTATCTGCCAATGCGGAACTTACGGTAGATCTCCAGACTAATATGGCGAACGAATGTCGTGCCAAGATTGGTTATGAAAACCTTCTGAAGTTTACAGAGGATCCTTCGGTGAGAGAAACTCTTGTTTTCCTGATGACTCGTGAAGTTACGCACTTCCAGCAATTTGAAGCTGCTTTGAATACCATTCAGCCGAATTTCCCACCTGCAGTGTTGCAAACTTCGCCAAAGTATAGCAATCTTCATTTTAATCTGTCAAGAGGTGAAGAGTACCGTGGTCCGTGGAATAAAGGTGAGAGCTCACGATTGAAAGAAGAGTGGCAGTATATTGACGACCCGCTGGGAGAAGTGAGAAAGACAAACGGACTGGCGAACAGAAAACCGGAAGGAACGGAACGCACTGAAGAACAAGTTGCTCAAATGGACAAACAGTTGTCTGACGAACGCAGCAATGAAGTGCTTTCCGTCACTCCTGAAAAGGAACTGACGTGGTGTGATTATCAGAAATCAGAAAAAGGCAGCAAAAAATAA
- a CDS encoding STM4015 family protein: MKRVFVFQDFKSQKFWSVDVQGTDVVVNYGKLGTEGQTQVKNYPTVEEAEKAANKLIAEKTKKGYVETAEETAREMKVESKKYTLSYDEYENDVKLLDKILKDKHLSEYKQITVGCWDYEGEDCSALLEGMLEHKDKFAHLEGLFWGDIDWEEQEISWIEQTDLSPLLNALPKLKDLKIKGTNNLRLGQTSRPELRSLEIISGGLPTEVVEDILKSDFPNLEKLVLYAGVEDYGFEGDIEIFRPLFSKARFPKLTYLGIVNAEEQDEVVKMFLESDILPQLETMDISAGVLKDEGARLLLDNVDKIAHLKFINMRYNYLSREMKKKLQELPMKIDIAETEEAEEYSGGIWYSPMITE, translated from the coding sequence ATGAAAAGAGTTTTCGTATTTCAAGACTTTAAATCGCAGAAGTTCTGGAGTGTAGATGTACAGGGAACAGACGTTGTCGTTAATTACGGTAAGTTGGGAACAGAGGGGCAGACCCAAGTGAAAAACTACCCGACTGTTGAAGAAGCCGAAAAGGCTGCCAACAAACTGATTGCAGAGAAGACAAAGAAAGGCTATGTGGAAACTGCTGAAGAAACAGCACGTGAAATGAAAGTGGAATCTAAGAAATATACATTGAGCTATGATGAGTATGAAAACGATGTGAAGCTTTTGGATAAGATATTGAAAGACAAGCATCTCTCTGAATATAAGCAAATCACTGTCGGCTGCTGGGACTACGAAGGTGAAGACTGCTCTGCCTTATTGGAAGGAATGCTTGAACATAAAGATAAGTTTGCCCACCTCGAAGGCTTGTTCTGGGGAGATATAGACTGGGAGGAGCAGGAAATCTCCTGGATTGAACAGACAGATCTCAGTCCCCTGCTCAATGCTCTGCCTAAGTTGAAAGACTTGAAGATAAAAGGAACGAATAATCTTCGCTTGGGACAGACTTCACGTCCGGAGTTGCGCTCGCTGGAGATTATCAGCGGCGGCCTTCCTACGGAAGTGGTGGAAGACATCCTAAAATCCGATTTCCCGAATCTGGAAAAGCTGGTTCTGTATGCCGGTGTGGAAGACTACGGCTTTGAAGGCGATATCGAAATCTTCCGTCCGCTTTTCTCCAAAGCACGTTTTCCGAAACTGACCTATCTGGGTATTGTGAATGCCGAAGAACAGGACGAGGTTGTAAAGATGTTCTTAGAATCGGATATTCTCCCTCAACTTGAAACCATGGATATTTCGGCAGGTGTCCTCAAAGATGAAGGTGCCCGACTCCTGCTGGACAATGTGGATAAGATTGCCCATTTGAAGTTCATCAATATGCGTTATAACTATTTGAGCCGGGAGATGAAGAAGAAATTGCAGGAACTCCCCATGAAGATAGACATTGCCGAAACGGAAGAGGCCGAAGAATACAGCGGTGGAATTTGGTATAGTCCGATGATTACGGAGTAG
- a CDS encoding 1-deoxy-D-xylulose-5-phosphate synthase has translation MYLDHIYSPADIKKLSFKELNDLSNEIRASLLQKLSEHGGHFGPNFGMVEATIALHYVFNSPEDKIVFDVSHQSYVHKMLTGRKDAFLYPAEYDNVSGYSEPQESKHDFFVIGHTSTSVSLASGLAKGRDLTGGNENIIAVIGDGSLSGGEAFEGLDYVAELGTNMIIIVNDNQMSIAENHGGLYKNLKDLRDSNGLCECNFFKAMGLDYMYVNDGNNVEALVEAFSKVKDIQHPIVVHINTLKGKGYEPAEQDKETFHWLTPFNIETGKPKFAEDAEDYSEVTAQYLLKKMKEDKRVVTITSGTPAVLGFTPDRRQEAGKQFIDVGIAEEHAVALASGIAANGGKPVYGVYSTFIQRSYDQLSQDLCINNNPTVLLVFWGTLSGMNDVTHLCFFDIPLISNIPNMVYLAPTCKEEYLAMLEWSLHQNEHPVAIRVPATDAITCGEPVETDYSVLNRYKVAHRGSKVAILALGSFYGLGQSVASLLKEKANIDATLINPRYITGVDNELMNELKADHELVITLEDGVLDGGFGEKIARYYGTTNMKVLNFGAKKEFVDRYDIQEFLRANHLTDEQIVEDITTVIG, from the coding sequence ATGTATCTAGACCATATTTACTCTCCTGCAGACATAAAGAAATTATCGTTTAAAGAACTCAATGATTTAAGTAATGAAATCCGTGCATCACTCCTGCAAAAGTTGAGCGAACATGGCGGGCATTTCGGACCTAATTTCGGAATGGTGGAGGCTACTATCGCTTTACATTATGTATTCAATTCACCGGAAGACAAGATTGTTTTTGATGTATCACATCAAAGTTATGTGCATAAGATGCTGACCGGACGAAAAGACGCTTTTCTCTACCCAGCTGAGTATGACAACGTATCCGGTTATTCCGAACCACAAGAAAGTAAGCATGATTTCTTTGTTATCGGTCATACATCCACTTCCGTCAGCCTGGCTAGCGGATTGGCGAAAGGACGCGACCTGACCGGTGGCAATGAGAATATCATAGCCGTGATAGGCGACGGTTCCTTAAGTGGCGGCGAAGCATTTGAAGGATTGGACTATGTAGCGGAGCTTGGTACAAACATGATTATTATTGTCAACGACAATCAAATGTCTATTGCCGAGAATCACGGTGGACTATATAAGAACCTGAAAGATTTGCGCGACAGCAACGGTCTGTGCGAATGCAATTTTTTCAAGGCTATGGGATTGGATTATATGTACGTAAACGACGGCAACAATGTGGAAGCATTGGTTGAGGCTTTCTCTAAAGTGAAAGATATTCAGCATCCGATAGTAGTACATATTAATACACTGAAAGGGAAAGGGTATGAACCTGCAGAACAAGATAAGGAAACTTTTCACTGGCTCACTCCTTTCAATATAGAAACCGGAAAACCAAAGTTTGCCGAGGATGCGGAAGATTATAGCGAAGTGACTGCCCAATATCTGCTGAAAAAGATGAAAGAAGACAAGCGGGTGGTAACAATCACTTCGGGCACTCCTGCCGTTCTCGGATTTACTCCCGACCGTCGCCAGGAAGCAGGCAAACAGTTTATAGATGTCGGTATTGCCGAAGAACACGCGGTAGCACTTGCTTCCGGCATCGCAGCTAATGGCGGAAAACCTGTTTACGGAGTGTATAGTACATTTATCCAACGTTCATACGATCAACTTTCGCAAGACCTCTGTATCAATAATAACCCGACTGTTTTGTTGGTCTTCTGGGGAACACTGTCCGGAATGAATGATGTAACCCACCTCTGCTTCTTCGATATTCCGCTTATCAGTAATATTCCTAATATGGTTTATCTGGCACCGACCTGCAAAGAGGAATATCTTGCTATGCTAGAATGGAGCCTCCACCAAAACGAACACCCGGTTGCCATCCGTGTACCGGCAACGGATGCAATTACTTGTGGAGAACCGGTAGAAACTGATTACAGTGTTCTCAATCGCTATAAGGTGGCGCATCGTGGGTCAAAAGTAGCCATTCTTGCTTTAGGTTCGTTCTATGGATTGGGACAGTCGGTTGCATCACTTCTAAAAGAAAAAGCCAATATTGATGCAACACTCATCAATCCGCGTTACATCACCGGTGTAGACAACGAACTGATGAATGAACTGAAAGCAGATCACGAATTAGTGATTACATTGGAAGACGGTGTATTGGATGGTGGTTTCGGTGAAAAGATTGCCCGTTATTATGGTACTACAAACATGAAAGTTCTGAACTTTGGAGCTAAAAAAGAATTTGTTGACCGATATGATATACAGGAGTTTCTCCGTGCCAATCATCTGACGGATGAACAGATTGTAGAAGATATCACCACAGTGATCGGTTAA
- a CDS encoding YtxH domain-containing protein produces MESGKSNFLIGLGVGSVIGALAYRFWRSPKGKRVKEKVNHAFQKVTGDGVNLIDTVNDKVLDAGTKVADKVAEGTFYVAEKADDVRDKVHAMADKAKK; encoded by the coding sequence ATGGAAAGTGGAAAATCTAATTTTCTTATCGGACTGGGAGTAGGTTCGGTAATTGGTGCGTTGGCTTATCGTTTTTGGCGTTCTCCCAAAGGAAAGCGTGTGAAAGAGAAAGTAAATCATGCATTTCAGAAAGTAACCGGAGACGGTGTTAATTTGATTGATACGGTAAATGACAAGGTATTGGATGCTGGAACAAAAGTGGCTGATAAGGTAGCTGAAGGAACCTTTTATGTTGCCGAAAAAGCGGATGATGTGAGAGATAAAGTCCATGCTATGGCGGATAAGGCTAAGAAATAG
- a CDS encoding OmpA family protein, producing the protein MKKSIILLACVLGTFSAKAQTVIESTKFTDNWSVGINAGAVTPLTHSAFFKSMRPAFGVGFSKQLTPNFGLGFQGMGYVNTTQSKTAFDASDVSVLGKVNLMNLFGTYLGSPRVFEIEAVAGVGWLRYYASGDGDENSWSTRFGMNFNFNMGESKAWTIGIRPAIVYDMQGDYNRAKSRFNANNAAFEITAGLTYHFATSNGTHYFNKVRAYNQAEIDELNSSINALRGQVDTRDSELNSANQRINGLQQELNDCRTKVVPAETVVKTARIPESIITFRQGKSSVDASQLPNVERVASYMSKHPETKVVIKGYASPEGSAELNARLAAARAEAVKTILVKRYRVAADRVTAEGQGVGDMFTEPDWNRVSICTIEE; encoded by the coding sequence ATGAAAAAGTCTATTATTTTATTAGCTTGTGTGTTGGGCACATTTTCAGCGAAGGCCCAAACTGTTATTGAAAGTACTAAATTTACAGATAATTGGTCAGTGGGAATTAATGCCGGCGCAGTGACTCCGCTTACTCATAGTGCTTTCTTTAAAAGTATGCGTCCTGCTTTTGGAGTGGGATTCTCAAAACAGCTGACTCCTAATTTCGGTTTGGGATTCCAGGGAATGGGGTATGTGAATACAACCCAAAGTAAAACTGCTTTTGATGCTTCTGATGTTAGTGTATTAGGTAAGGTGAATCTGATGAATCTTTTCGGCACTTATCTCGGTTCTCCCCGTGTTTTTGAAATTGAAGCTGTAGCTGGTGTAGGGTGGCTGCGCTATTATGCAAGCGGTGACGGTGACGAAAATTCATGGTCTACCCGTTTCGGAATGAACTTTAATTTCAATATGGGCGAATCCAAAGCATGGACCATTGGTATCAGACCTGCTATTGTATATGATATGCAGGGCGATTATAATCGGGCAAAAAGCCGTTTCAATGCCAACAATGCTGCTTTCGAAATCACTGCAGGATTGACATATCATTTTGCAACAAGCAATGGAACCCATTACTTCAATAAAGTGAGAGCATACAATCAGGCTGAAATTGACGAGTTGAATTCTTCTATCAACGCGCTTCGCGGGCAAGTGGATACCAGAGATAGTGAGTTGAATAGTGCTAATCAAAGAATCAACGGACTGCAGCAGGAACTGAATGACTGTCGTACAAAAGTGGTTCCGGCAGAAACAGTGGTCAAGACAGCCCGTATTCCGGAATCAATCATTACTTTCAGACAAGGTAAGTCATCCGTTGATGCTTCGCAACTTCCGAATGTGGAACGTGTAGCTTCTTATATGAGTAAGCATCCGGAAACAAAAGTTGTAATAAAAGGATATGCTTCTCCGGAAGGTAGTGCCGAACTCAATGCCAGACTGGCTGCAGCACGTGCAGAGGCTGTCAAGACAATTTTGGTTAAGAGATACAGAGTAGCAGCAGACCGCGTTACTGCCGAAGGACAGGGAGTGGGCGATATGTTTACCGAACCGGATTGGAATCGTGTAAGTATCTGTACTATTGAAGAATAA
- a CDS encoding GlsB/YeaQ/YmgE family stress response membrane protein, with translation MSVIWYIVIGIVSGFLAGKIMRGGGFGLWINLVVGIIGGLLGGWVFGLLGIAAGGILGSLITSVVGAVLLLWILSLFRKHPRSEEL, from the coding sequence ATGAGTGTAATTTGGTACATTGTCATTGGAATTGTTTCCGGTTTCTTAGCCGGAAAGATTATGAGAGGAGGAGGTTTCGGCCTTTGGATTAATTTAGTTGTAGGTATTATCGGTGGCCTTTTAGGCGGCTGGGTATTCGGTTTATTAGGTATCGCTGCCGGCGGTATTTTAGGTAGTCTTATAACTTCGGTTGTGGGTGCTGTATTGCTATTATGGATTTTGTCCTTATTTAGAAAACACCCCAGAAGCGAAGAGCTCTGA
- a CDS encoding outer membrane beta-barrel protein has product MKKFLLLILVAMTAFGVNAQTRKGEGSLMGSLGYQTNYERFGLQAQGRYAIANNLRIAPDLTFFFPKDKATGLDVNVNFHYVFNFSKDGQGFSVYPLAGIGMQNNFYGKQNVEVNGVTTRVDRSNSTKFAFNLGGGITLPLSERSFLNAEAKFMFAEDDNVVIMLGYGYKF; this is encoded by the coding sequence ATGAAAAAGTTTTTATTATTGATTTTAGTAGCAATGACTGCTTTCGGAGTGAATGCTCAAACTAGAAAAGGTGAGGGCTCTTTAATGGGAAGCCTTGGTTACCAGACTAATTACGAGAGATTCGGCTTGCAAGCACAGGGACGCTATGCGATTGCCAATAATCTTAGGATAGCTCCTGACCTCACATTCTTCTTTCCGAAAGACAAAGCAACGGGACTGGATGTGAATGTAAACTTCCATTATGTGTTCAATTTCAGTAAGGATGGACAAGGATTTTCCGTTTATCCTCTTGCGGGAATTGGTATGCAGAACAATTTCTATGGAAAGCAGAATGTCGAGGTGAATGGCGTGACCACCCGGGTGGATAGGAGTAACTCAACCAAATTTGCTTTTAATCTTGGAGGCGGTATTACTTTACCTTTGTCAGAACGTAGTTTTTTAAACGCAGAAGCGAAATTTATGTTTGCCGAGGATGACAATGTCGTTATCATGTTAGGTTATGGTTATAAATTCTGA